The Triticum aestivum cultivar Chinese Spring chromosome 4B, IWGSC CS RefSeq v2.1, whole genome shotgun sequence sequence TTTCTTTTTGTAGCTGAGCATCAACCTCATCAAATAACTTTTTGATACCTTCCTCAACTCGGCGTTTTATTTCATCTTTTACTTCCTCAGAGTTCAGACACTCCTCAACATTTTTCCTAACAGCTTCTTCAACTCTCCTAGCAAGCTCCTCTTCCAACAACTTAAGTTCAGCTTCCTTTTGGCGTCTGCGGTGAAAACTAGTTATAAAGAATAAATTGGCTTTGGCCATAAAAATTATTATTCTACTACAAGTGAAGGAGTCAATTTAACATTAATGAGCAACACGACCCCTAATCGAAACAAGTGACCATACAAAAGTTCAAATGAAGCCAAAACACATATGCGCTGCACAAACGAACTAATTAGTAAAACTGCAACAGTAGCTTTGTCCAGAAAAGCCTAAGTGCAACTTGTAAATGTGGCGTGCACACAGGTAATGAGATAGAGTTAGTTCGTGAGACGCCAATTTCAGAACAAAATTGGGAGGAACAAACACCAGCGTCCATTAAATAAACAGAAGCAAATATTTAATTACACATTGTTATCCCTCAGCTTTGTTGTTTCTGGAAACAACTGCAGGAGCAATCTATAGTAATATAACGGAAGAACAAGACAGACATGTATACACAGAAGTAAGAGATTTGGAGAACAGTTGTGGtttttgggagaaggtacaattcgTATTTAGGAAAACAAAAAACTTCAGACTCAAAGTTGAGATGCCAGTATAAAATAGAAAAAATGGCATAAGGTCCGTTCTTTTTCCTTGATAGATTGAGGATTAACATAGAAAATTAAATACTTTTGAATGTGACGCTTTTTATTGATACGTTCACAAAAACCCAGAGTGGACTTGCATGCAAGTTGGTCATCTTTTGGCTGTTTGAACAAATCCATTTCAAACCAACTACAGAAGTACAAACAAGACAGAGAAGATTTGTAGAAGAATACAGTTCCATAAGCACAAGCAAACTGTCAATATGCGAGTTAAAGATTCTCTACAATAAAATACAAGAGCGACCAAGAGCAGATGGCCACGCAAAATTGGCAATATGTATGTGTAGACGAATGAAAAGGAGTttaccttttcttttcttcttccttccTTTGTTTTTCAATTAAACTGTTCTGTTCGGATCCATGACTTGGGCTGGAGTTATTTACAAGAGAACTTGAGCTGCTCCGACTTCGCCGTCTTCTATGTCTCCTCGGTGATGGAGGGCTTTTACGCCTCCTAGGAATTGGGGACTGGCTCCTGTCCCATCTAGGAGAAGGAGACCGGCTTTTTCTCCTAACAAAGGGATAACTGAAATTAAATAGGAACTGAAAAATACAACAGCAAAAGATGCTCTAATATTGATAGCTGTAGCCTGTAGGTCAGATCTAAAGTTTCAAATCATCAATGGGGCACAAAAAAGATGACATGTTAGCATGTTAACACACATACCAAAAACACGAGAGCATTTAAACGCATGAATCCAACTTTATCAGATTATCTTTGCTTGACTTAGCCATGAGGCCATGACTGACACAAGTCCTAGATATGGAGTTCAGGTTTCTCGACAGAGTTCACTTAAAATACTTATCGCATACGAGATATACTTGCACAAATCGTCCCATCAAATTCCATTATAAAACAGGCGCGGCAACAAATCTAGTATACTAAGAAGTGCAGCCAAACTAGAAAAAAAAAGGTCCACTTCTAATATTCTGTGTCTACATGACCTCCTTCACTTATATGAGATCGATTGCCAATATCAGAAACGAAATATTATCTGTAAATTATGACAATGTACAATAGATTGTGAAATGAGCATTCTTACACCTTCCTCATGTTTAATAATATCACGTAGCAGCGTCCAATCCGTCCATTATCATCTGAGATGACATGACACCCTAATCAGGTCGTATTGGCTTGAAATGCATCTTTTATTTCAGATGACTTCCATGTGTAGTCGCACTATGTCCATTCTTTGATTAACTTGTTTGCCCCATTCACAACATTCCAAAAAACAAACAATCCCCATATCTCATCAATCTTGTAGGCACCAGCCAATCTGTAACCTGATCTAAATGAATGCGGACAGTAGCCGACGTCGGACCTAAGACAACATCAAAACACGCACGAATAGTCCCTGACACATGATTTGAAAATCTTGAAGCGCTGTAACTCCGTGTAGTGCGCTACTCCTAATTATCAAAAATCTACGATAAGCCGAGCAACCTCCGAAACAGCGCAACTAGTTTGGTAGTACTAGTAACACGGGCTAACTGGCTAAGGTGCCGAAGCACTAAGCCGAGCAACCTTGAGCTGTGTAAATCTTGAGGGACCAAACCAATTTCACGATAGGAGGGGAGCAGAGACAAGGGGGGCGGGAGGTCGGGGCGTACCGGGAGGAGTAAGGGGAGCGGCTGCGATCTCGTCGGATCCGCCTGCTGCCGTACCGCGGCGACGGGGAGCGCCGCCTGCTGCCGTACCGCGGCGACGGGGAGCGCCGCCGACGGTGGGATGGCGGCGAACGAGACACCACGCGCGGCATGCCTCTCCGTGGGCCCTCCGCGCGGGGAGGGATAGTGGCGGCGCGGCGACTCGGCGAGGGGAACGAATGGCGGAAAGCCGATGCGAGGGATTGTTTCGATAGAGAAGGTGAGGGCGAGGACCCAATTGCTAAGGGGATATTTTGAGATTTTTGTGCTTTTggtttatgtatgtatataccaTTAAATTACGAACAAACTAACGCCTCATACATATGGCATTTTACACATCGCCCACACGCtttcatcaccactcattttgccgtATAATCAGATGACATCAGCAagatctttttggttttcggcttaaaaatgttttgtctcctaattaaaaaatcgaattaaaaatccgttttcatcattaaatccgtctcgacgagatcttcaaaattagactccatattgatatgtttcgacgaaattttctttgcccaaaagttgccatgatgtttatatttgtagttgccatagtgcttaaactaaagttgccatgtggcaattttagtttgtagagcatggcaattttagtttttttatgatggcaattccagtactttgactatgaaaattattttttatacgaaccatggcaattttaagtgcatgtatcatgacaattttagtttatggttcatgtcaagtctagtttcttaatttctCGTTTaaaatatgtcaaaatttacttttaaatgtagaagaaagtAGCTGAAACATATTATGGCAACTTCAGTgcaaacatcatggcaattcatgtgcaatagacatgtcaacttttaacaaaaaaatcgtcgaaatatattgatatgagatctagtttcaaagatctcgtcgcgagggatttaatgatgaaaatggatcttcaatcggatttttcatttaagagataaaatattttaaaaactgaaaatctaaAAAGATTCCAACATGCATGTACGCGATGACGAGGCGCAGTCTGTGTGTTATAGGGCGTGTGAGGGAATTTAGCTCCTACCACACATATGGGCGTTAGCATTGTCCTTAAATTATGCATCAATATATACACTTGAAAAGAAGAGGGAatagcgaaccaacctgtggttggatggttagagagacTATGGtatcccagcccatcagggttcaaatcctggtgctcgcatttattcttggatttattttagaatttccggcgatgcgcattcagtgggaggagacgtttccgtcgatgaCGAGacgaggtgctcatagggatagggtgcgggtgtgtgcgttcataggggt is a genomic window containing:
- the LOC123093327 gene encoding uncharacterized protein At1g10890 isoform X1, whose protein sequence is MPRVVSRSPPSHRRRRSPSPRYGSRRRSPSPRYGSRRIRRDRSRSPYSSRRKSRSPSPRWDRSQSPIPRRRKSPPSPRRHRRRRSRSSSSSLVNNSSPSHGSEQNSLIEKQRKEEEKKSFHRRRQKEAELKLLEEELARRVEEAVRKNVEECLNSEEVKDEIKRRVEEGIKKLFDEVDAQLQKEKQAALHEARQKVEQERREREELDRMIEENRRKVEESQRREAQEQHQKEMERYLELERIQKQREEALRRKKIEEEEERAKQMRY
- the LOC123093327 gene encoding uncharacterized protein At1g10890 isoform X2; this translates as MPRVVSRSPPSHRRRRSPSPRYGSRRRSPSPRYGSRRIRRDRSRSPYSSRRKSRSPSPRWDRSQSPIPRRRKSPPSPRRHRRRRSRSSSSSLVNNSSPSHGSEQNSLIEKQRKEEEKKRRQKEAELKLLEEELARRVEEAVRKNVEECLNSEEVKDEIKRRVEEGIKKLFDEVDAQLQKEKQAALHEARQKVEQERREREELDRMIEENRRKVEESQRREAQEQHQKEMERYLELERIQKQREEALRRKKIEEEEERAKQMRY